In the Arthrobacter zhaoxinii genome, one interval contains:
- the tig gene encoding trigger factor: MKSAVENLTPTRVKLNVEVPFEELKPSIEEAYKTIATQVQVPGFRKGKVPNRLIDQRVGRGYVLETAINDGLNGFYAAAVNETGITPLSRPEVEITEVPDPATDEGQLVFTVELDIRPEIELPDYAGLEVTVEPAEASDADVDKALDELRSRFGTLKSVDRPAVADDFLTMDLVAKVDGEEVDSAADLSYQVGAGTMLEGMDEAVTGLSSGESATFNTKLAGGEHAGSDAEVTVTIKAVKERELPEANDDFAQLASEFDTIGELREDLVKRAAESKLMEQGVEARDKVLEKLLELVEVPVPESVIEEQIEQHFNSESAQSSGADHDTEEHRAEVRANTEAAFKNEIILDAVAEKEEVGVAQNELIDYIVSSASQYGMDPNQFAQLIDQSGQVPMMVGEVRRRKALAKVLELAKVTDTTGAEIDLTDFVRPAGEEVEAAEAEAEEQQNDDKA, encoded by the coding sequence GTGAAGAGCGCCGTAGAAAACCTCACACCCACGCGGGTAAAGCTCAACGTTGAAGTTCCGTTCGAGGAACTGAAGCCGAGCATCGAAGAGGCCTACAAGACCATCGCCACTCAGGTGCAGGTCCCGGGCTTCCGCAAGGGCAAGGTTCCCAACCGCCTCATCGATCAGCGCGTTGGCCGCGGCTACGTTCTCGAGACGGCGATCAATGACGGACTGAACGGCTTCTACGCCGCGGCCGTCAACGAGACGGGCATCACCCCCCTGAGCCGGCCCGAAGTTGAGATCACCGAAGTGCCGGACCCCGCCACCGACGAAGGCCAGCTGGTCTTCACCGTCGAGCTGGACATCCGTCCTGAAATCGAACTGCCGGATTACGCCGGCCTCGAGGTCACCGTTGAGCCCGCCGAGGCTTCCGACGCCGACGTCGACAAGGCCCTGGACGAACTGCGCAGCCGCTTCGGCACGCTGAAGTCCGTGGACCGCCCCGCAGTTGCCGATGACTTCCTGACCATGGACCTGGTTGCCAAGGTAGACGGTGAAGAGGTGGATTCCGCCGCTGACCTGTCCTACCAGGTAGGCGCCGGCACCATGCTCGAAGGTATGGACGAGGCCGTCACCGGCCTGAGCAGCGGCGAATCCGCCACGTTCAACACCAAGCTGGCCGGCGGCGAGCACGCCGGATCCGACGCCGAGGTGACCGTCACGATCAAGGCCGTCAAGGAGCGCGAGCTCCCCGAAGCCAATGACGACTTTGCACAGCTGGCCAGCGAATTCGACACCATCGGCGAACTGCGCGAAGACCTGGTCAAGCGCGCCGCTGAGTCCAAGCTCATGGAGCAGGGCGTTGAAGCCCGCGACAAGGTGCTCGAGAAGCTGCTCGAACTCGTGGAGGTTCCGGTTCCGGAGTCGGTCATCGAAGAGCAGATCGAACAGCACTTCAACTCGGAGAGCGCCCAGTCTTCCGGTGCCGATCACGACACCGAAGAGCACCGCGCCGAGGTCCGCGCCAACACCGAGGCCGCCTTCAAGAACGAAATCATCCTTGACGCAGTAGCGGAGAAGGAAGAAGTAGGCGTAGCCCAGAACGAGCTGATCGACTACATCGTTTCCTCCGCCTCCCAGTACGGCATGGATCCGAACCAGTTCGCCCAGCTGATCGACCAGAGCGGCCAGGTTCCGATGATGGTCGGCGAGGTCCGCCGCCGCAAGGCACTGGCCAAGGTCCTCGAGCTGGCCAAGGTCACCGACACCACCGGTGCCGAGATTGACCTGACCGACTTCGTCCGCCCCGCAGGCGAAGAGGTCGAGGCAGCCGAAGCCGAAGCCGAAGAGCAGCAGAACGACGACAAGGCCTAG
- a CDS encoding ribose-5-phosphate isomerase — translation MRVHIATDHAGMDLSSHLIAHLTGKGYDVVDHGPREYDAEDDYPAFCIDAAEAVVRDREAGTEALGIVLGGSGNGEQIAANKVRGVRAALAWNLDTARLARQHNDANIVAVGGRQHSVEEATGIIEAFLAEPFSDAERHVRRIAQIARYETTGSAL, via the coding sequence ATGCGCGTCCACATTGCAACCGACCACGCAGGCATGGACCTGAGCTCCCACCTCATCGCCCATCTCACCGGCAAGGGGTACGACGTGGTTGACCACGGACCCCGCGAATACGATGCCGAGGACGATTACCCGGCGTTCTGCATTGACGCGGCGGAGGCCGTGGTGCGGGACCGGGAGGCCGGCACCGAGGCCCTGGGAATTGTGCTGGGCGGTTCAGGGAACGGCGAGCAGATCGCTGCCAACAAGGTACGGGGCGTGCGTGCGGCCCTGGCCTGGAACCTCGACACCGCCCGGCTCGCCCGGCAGCACAATGACGCCAACATCGTGGCGGTCGGCGGCCGCCAGCACAGCGTCGAAGAGGCCACGGGCATCATTGAAGCCTTCCTTGCCGAACCCTTCAGCGACGCCGAACGCCACGTGCGCCGGATCGCGCAGATTGCACGGTATGAAACCACCGGTTCCGCGCTCTAA
- a CDS encoding Fpg/Nei family DNA glycosylase produces MPEGHSIHRLARQFTSVFGGSRLSVSSPQGRFAAGAARLDGHVLEAASAHGKQLFLHFDNDLYLRIHLGLYGAFDFGGDETFTGASSIGAPRRVGEQEVAGDDGAGYAGPPEPRGAVRVRLVSEHGWADLRGPTACEVITDAERSKVLARLGPDPLADGADGPAGAERAAEFTRRLRSKGSPVGLLLMNQEVLAGVGNVYRAEVLFRARISPWRLGRSVGEAEAADLWSDVVRLMNDGVRQGRIITTAPQDREDTAEPVPVSEAHYVYKRTGLPCRRCGTPVAGTDMGARKLYWCPACQAA; encoded by the coding sequence ATGCCCGAGGGCCATTCGATCCACCGTCTGGCCCGGCAGTTCACCTCGGTGTTCGGCGGGTCCCGCCTGTCCGTCAGCAGCCCGCAGGGCCGGTTTGCCGCCGGCGCAGCCCGGCTGGACGGACACGTGCTTGAGGCGGCCTCCGCCCACGGCAAGCAGCTGTTCCTGCACTTCGACAACGATCTCTACCTGCGCATCCACCTGGGCCTCTACGGCGCCTTCGACTTCGGCGGAGATGAAACCTTCACCGGCGCCTCGAGCATCGGCGCGCCCCGGCGGGTGGGGGAACAGGAGGTAGCCGGCGACGACGGCGCGGGTTACGCGGGTCCGCCCGAGCCCCGGGGTGCGGTGCGGGTCCGGCTGGTGTCCGAGCACGGCTGGGCGGATCTGCGCGGCCCCACCGCCTGCGAGGTAATCACCGACGCCGAGCGCAGCAAGGTGCTCGCCCGGCTCGGGCCGGACCCGCTGGCTGACGGCGCGGACGGACCCGCCGGCGCCGAACGTGCAGCGGAATTCACCCGCCGGCTCCGCAGCAAGGGCTCACCGGTCGGCCTGCTCCTGATGAACCAGGAGGTGCTGGCCGGCGTGGGCAACGTCTACCGCGCCGAAGTGCTCTTCCGTGCCCGGATCTCTCCCTGGCGGCTGGGCCGCAGCGTGGGCGAGGCCGAAGCCGCGGACCTGTGGAGCGACGTCGTGCGACTCATGAATGACGGCGTGCGGCAGGGCAGGATCATAACCACCGCCCCGCAGGACCGCGAGGACACCGCCGAACCGGTACCGGTGTCCGAAGCCCACTACGTCTACAAACGGACCGGCCTTCCGTGCCGGCGCTGCGGAACACCGGTGGCCGGAACGGACATGGGCGCCCGGAAACTGTACTGGTGCCCGGCCTGCCAGGCCGCCTGA